The Leptospira selangorensis genome segment TTAATATGCCAGGAGAAGTTTTCGAAAAGTGTGGAGCTACCGAACCGGTGCTTGATATCGATGAATTGTAGCATGGTTCCTGGGAATATTGAGGCCCCTCCGCACGAGTCCGCGGAGGGTTTTGCGGGATTTGAAAGTAGTGCTTACTTCTTATTCGCGAGTTCTTCTTTTCTCGCTTTAAGATGCTGTACGTACTTGCTCGTTTCCCCGTTCATCTTCTCGACTGCGTCTTTCAGAGCTTGATCAAGCTCCCCGGCGCTCATCTTGTTGATTTTTTTGTTCTTCTTTTCGGCTGTCTCTTCAGACATAGGTACCTTCCGATGCGTTCGTATTGCCAAAATTTACGGAAATACCTCTTTCGACAACCTATTTTGGTCCGGAAGCCGGCTTCCGGTCCTGGCGAGAATAAATTAGAATGGAAATATGTCCTGATTTGGGTTCTATAGGATGCGGATTCGGCATGTTATATAATTTATTCCAAACTAAAGAAGGTTTAGGGCCTATATTTCTAAGACTGGGCCTCGCCATTTGTATCTTCCCACATGGAGCACAAAAAGCATTGGGTTGGTTCGAAGGTTCCGGGTTTTATACTGCTATGGACTATTTTACCGAAACCTTAGGCGCTCCTTATGTCTTAGGAGTTCTGGTGATCGGTTTTGAATTTATCGGAACAATCTGTTTTGTATTCGGATTTCTGACAAGGTTCTGGGCCTTGGGGCTTGCAATTACTTTGACAGTGGCAGGTTTCACTCATATCGAATATGGCTTCTTTATGAATTGGTTCGGAGACAAGGGTGGAGAAGGTTTCGAATACCATATTCTGGCAGTATCAGCGGCGCTCTCTCTTTTATTCAGAGGAGCTGGGTCCTTCTCCTTTGATAAAAAATTAGGCGAATGGTCAGTTTAAGGCATAAAAAAACCCGGGATCGAAACCCCCGGGTCTTAACTTAAGAAGCTATCTATTAATTTTTCTTAATAGATGATCTTTTCGACTGCGTTCTCATCCAGGATATAAGATCCTTTCAGTGTTTGAACGATCAGTTTTCCTTTCTTCTGAGAAACCACAACACCTCTAAGCTCGCGACCATCTTTCATGATGATCTGTTCGATACTTTTATCGTAAAGTTCTTCCAGCTCTTGTTCGGTCTTAGCAGTCTTTAAGTTTTGAGTAGAAGCTAAAACTTCTTTATCAAGACCGCTTAGGTTCTTGCGCATGTCGCCGTATTCAGGACCTTCTTCTTTAGCGCGTTTTTGGTCTTCGATTACGATAACTTTCTCGTTTGTGACTATGATCAATCCGCCAGTGATTAAAGCTCTTTCAGATTTATCATGGATCAAAGGAGTTACTTCGACTGCACCTTCGACTACGAAGACAGAAGATTCTTTATCAGAAGCATTTACTTCGAATGAAGTTCCTCGGACCGCAGCCACCACAGTAGGAGTATCTACGAAGTAGTTTGCGTTTTTCTTTTCCTTCTCAACTAAGTTCAGGATCTTACCTGACATTAGGGAAATCCTGATTTGAGAAGAGTCCGTTTGTCTTAAACTTTTGAGAACTAACTCGGAGTTTTCTTTTAAACGGATTACGCTGGAATCGGTTAGACCGATATCGATCGATCCACCTTTGCCGGTTACGATCTTATCGCCTTCGCTAAGTATATCACCTAAATGTAATGCGACAGGAGTCTCTTTTACATTCTTTGCTTCGCCTTTAACGAATACAACTGCCGCTTTAAGCAGTGTGCCTTCGGCTACAGGTGCGGCTTCTTTTTTGAAAATAGTGAAATAAGTTCCGGCTCCAATTCCTACGAATAGGATTGCTGCCGCAGCTAAGAACCATACTTTATTTTTGGAGCCGCTCAGTTGAACTACATTGTCCTTAGTAGGAGATTGCATGATATTTGCCTCCACAGAGAAGCGAGGAGACATGCCGACCCAGTTTGGATCGAAGTCGGGTGCCTTAGAATCCGGTAGAGACTTTTTGAGGAGCTCTGCGAATGTTTGGAATTCAGGGTTCATTCTTTCCATCCTCTTTACCGTATCCTTTAGTCCCGGGCCTGTTCACATTGTCCTGCCCGCTCAGTTGGATCAACAAACTGAAGGAAAGTACCTTGCTCATTTTTTTGAGTAGGGATGGCTTTTTTGACGAAATGAATCGATTGTTCTAAATACATTTTAGCGAAAATCCTAGGATTTCAGAAAAGAAGAAGGTTGTATGCCTCTCTTCTTTCCCTCTTGTAAAAGCTGTTTTTCGGCTCTTTCCAGAAGTCTGGAAACCCCGGATACGGATAAGTCCAGTACGGAGGCTATCTCTTCCAATTTGCAACCTTGGGAATAACGTAGCTCAATTGCGGTCTTTTGTTCTTCCGGTAAGGTGCTTAATAATTCACTTAAAATCTTTCCGAGATTTTGGGCTTCCATCTCATCCAGGACCTGGTTTTCAGGGCCTTGGCCTTTGGAGCCGAATAAAGAAGAAGTTTCCTCTCCAACGAGAGCAACGTTCTTTTGATAATAGGACTTCCCATGATTGATCATTAGATTTCTGGAAATCCTAAATAAGATCATCCTGGAAACCTGCTCATCCGGTAATTCCTTGCCCGAATAATGTTTAAAAAAGTTCAAAAAGGTGTCTTGTAATAGATCTAAGGCTGTGGATTCATCTTGGACAGAGCGCCGAATAAATGAAAACAAGTGATCCTTATTTTTATTGTATAGTTTTTCGAAAAACAAGGTTTCAGACACGGTAGAATAGAAATTTTTTTCTATTGGTCTTTTTTCAAGTAAATTCGGTTTTTTCTTGTAGAAAGCAATCAGTTTTAAAACGGTTATAGCCAGACAATTTTAGTGTCTGTAGTCCTAAACCAAAGGGATTTAAGATAACATGCCTTATCGTTGGCTTTTTGCAATTTGTTTCCTAATAGTTTCCCATTCCCTTTTTGGTTCTAGCCTAACCTTAAAAAATGGAAAGGTAATCCAAGGGAAAGTGGTAAACCAAACCCGTACGGAAGTCCAGATCGAAGTGGATGGAAAGGTTCTAACCATTCCAAAAACAGAGATTGCCGAATTGAACTTAAAAGATACCCCTAAACAGGAAGTGAAAAAGGATCCTGTTAAACCTAAAGAGGAACCTAAAAAAACCGAGGAAGAGGTAGCGGTCCAGAGATGGTACCAAAAACCTCGTTGGGATTATTCTCTCAGATCGGCAGTGGTTCCTGGTTGGGGAATTTGGAAAGCCGACAAGAAATACAGGGCTTCTGCGACATTTGTAGCAGTTATAGGGGCAGCTTACCTGGTTGTTAAGGCCCAGAATGATTTCAGTGCGGCCAAGAACGCTTACGAGGAGAATGCAAGAAATTATTTCATATTTGCATTGAACGATCCTGTCCTTTCTTTACCTGCAAATACTACCCAACGTTTGCTGGGAGCCTTTTTGGTGAACAAGGGTGCATTCAATCATTACCAAGGCCTTGCGGGAGAATCCAATAATTACCAATATTTGTTCGGGATTGCTTACGGATTGCAGCTATTCTATTCCTATTATTTAGGAGTAAAGGCAGAGCAAGGTATTGCAGAAGGACCTAGCTCAGGTTTTAGATTCAGTTTCGCTCCTTCTTATCAACCTATGACCGTTGGTGGCAATGGTTTAGGTTGGAATGGGGAACTGAAATACGAGATTCGTTATTAAGTTCTAAAGTCGTTCTCTAATAAGGAGAACGACTTCTTCTATTGAATTACAGTAACAGGAGTTTGTATACCATTTGAATCCGTAGGATAAATGGTAGAAGTTCCTTCGATATTACCGCCGAAGTCTGGATCAAACAGGTAGATCGCTTTGCTAGACTCGTCTCCCGCGCTGATAAAACAAGCAGCAGTCCTACAAGTGATTGAAGAGCCCATTGTGCTACTTGTGCCTATTTCGGAGACGGAATAGTCTGTAGGAGTTCCTGCAGCTCCGGAAGTGATCGCCCCGGAAGTGATCGTAACCGGAAGATTGGATACTTCATTATATACTCCCATATCCGCACAGAATGAGTCATAGGAAACCAATAGATTCGTGCTGTTTGCAATTGCTACGGAAGGAATCATATATTGGTCCCCACTACTATTGACCGGGTCGCAACCGTAAGGATTTGTTTCCGTTCTCATTGTTGCAGGAGTAACTTGGAAGTTATTAGAACTTTTTAAAGTAGCCGAATTTACGTTTCCGGAGCCGTCCGTATTTGTTTGGCTATAGAATAACCAAATATTAGTGCCTTGAGTAAATAAAGAAGGGTAATCCAAAGCCAGAGAATCAGTTCCACTTGTGGCAGTATAAGTTTTTACGGAAGTGGCTGCTCCGGTTGAGAAGCTGTAAGCAAGTAAAGAATTTGCTCCTCCGCTTGTTCTTTGGCGGAAAGCTGTGTAATAGGTGCTACCACTCAAAATTACATCCGCGCTAGTATAAGTATTACTAGTCGAAGAAGCGATACTCGTCGCTGTTCCAAGAAGGGCTCCTGTGGAAGCGTTGATCCTTTGGTATTTCGCAGCTCTAGTGGAAGCGGACTCCGTCCATACGACTGCAAATTCTCCGCTTGGATTATAGGCAGCGGAAACTTTTCCGATCGTAATTCCGGATCCAGTATAGATCGTAAACGTTGACCCTAGCGCAGTAAGACTTATATCGTAAAATTGCCCTTTGATAGTAGTGTCAGCCGACTTCCAAACAAGCAAATAATTGCTTCCGGTCCATACCAACTCAGGATCCACAGAACTCGGTGCGCCTCCAACCGTAACCGATAGATTTTTAGTTACTACGTATGGATTTACGGCATGATTCACTCCAAACAATTTTAAAACCGGGACTCCTGAGTTGTTTTTCCATCCAGCTGCGATTGCCAATTGTCTTTCGCATACAATCGTAGCGGTTCCAGTTGTTCCAGCCGTACCACTTGCATTTGTGCTGATACTGCAGGCCTGTCCCTGCGTATAGGAACCTAATGAGATCGAATAAGAATCTCCACTGGTAAGTTCTGTGGAGAAAGAATAAGAGCCGTTTGCAGTTAACGCTAAAGTTTGTGTCGTGCTATCAGTTGAATCCGTTAAAGTAAGATTTAGATCGTTAGAGGTTATATTTAGGTAACCGCTTAAGGAAATATTTACCGGAGAAGTAGCAGCAGGAGAAGTCCCGCCAGCATTCCCAAGATTACCAAATATACCAAAGTCACCATCCGAAAGTAGTGCGCCTATAGCAGAAGAACTGGCATCTATACTGATTGCCTTAGCATTATTACAGCCTTGCACCAATAAGAATGAGAGAAGAAAACATCCGTGAATTAATAGGTAAAATCCATTTACGGCCTTGTTTGAATTCAGAAATCTTTTCATTTTAACTCTCCATTGCGAAGAAGGGAAAATTCGGACAGTTTTCCCCATAACAAGGGTAACAATCCGCTTTAAGCTCTTTGAGCTTTTTTTTAAAAATAAATAATTTTTTTACTAAAATTTGCTGAAATAAGATTTAAATTGCAGCCTTGTTCGAAAACAAAAAAACCCCTCAGTAAGAGGGGTTTTGTCCTATTTGCATTATTCGCTTAATAAGGGAGGCTATTGGCCAACACAGACAATATTCCGTCTTTGAGAACATAGGGTTGGGATTACCACAGCAGGATCCGTATTAGTCAATTCTGCAATGGAGTTTCCGTCAACTGCAGTAAGAAGTCCCTGGGTTCCAGTTGCTACGGAAGAATACCATGAAGAATAAGGTGCTCCTGAAAGAGCTAATCCTCCGCATTGAGTTGTCGTAGGAGAACCCGCTGTCCAATCTATAGAACTGAAGCCTGTCCATATTCTGCCAGAAGTTCCGAGAGAATTAGTCCACTGAGCTGCATTTGCAAATCCGATCGTAGTACCAGTACTAAAGTTGTATGCTAATTTGGTTCCACCTTGGCTGAAATATCTCCGGTAAGAACTGAATACCCAATCGGTGGAAGTATTTCTGAGATTGCTACTAGGACTATAACTCACTACAATCAATGCCTTATAAGCTACATCTGGGTTGGCATTGCTTGGAACATTAGAGTTACAAATATCATCTGCAACTTCTCTTGGGCCGCCAAAAGTAGAATTATCTATTCCCTTTTTAGCAAAGTCTCCCGTATAACCTGCTCCGTTATTAGTAGCTACGAAGATACATTTATCACTATCGTTTACTTTAACTTTAAACGTCTGAGAGATTCCGGAAGATACGTCTACTGCGACAAGGTCATAATAGTTGTTCTGACAGTTATCATCCGGTTGAGAATTGATTTGGAATCCGTTTTTATAATCGAAGTTGGCGTTCTGAGGATTTGGTGCGAAGGCCAAGGTAAGATAATCCTGATAACCTCCTTGGTCCG includes the following:
- a CDS encoding LA_0442/LA_0875 N-terminal domain-containing protein, producing the protein MPYRWLFAICFLIVSHSLFGSSLTLKNGKVIQGKVVNQTRTEVQIEVDGKVLTIPKTEIAELNLKDTPKQEVKKDPVKPKEEPKKTEEEVAVQRWYQKPRWDYSLRSAVVPGWGIWKADKKYRASATFVAVIGAAYLVVKAQNDFSAAKNAYEENARNYFIFALNDPVLSLPANTTQRLLGAFLVNKGAFNHYQGLAGESNNYQYLFGIAYGLQLFYSYYLGVKAEQGIAEGPSSGFRFSFAPSYQPMTVGGNGLGWNGELKYEIRY
- a CDS encoding DUF1554 domain-containing protein; its protein translation is MKGSKSLRTAFILLCLTLWVSKCNNAQSTALDGSKPSLAGAITIDPSIFWNLFVTLPPYPIEPLLNEGETTITVDENDAADIMFAIQNPPSDGSSIEFRFYKNDNITFVTDYNPDQGGYQDYLTLAFAPNPQNANFDYKNGFQINSQPDDNCQNNYYDLVAVDVSSGISQTFKVKVNDSDKCIFVATNNGAGYTGDFAKKGIDNSTFGGPREVADDICNSNVPSNANPDVAYKALIVVSYSPSSNLRNTSTDWVFSSYRRYFSQGGTKLAYNFSTGTTIGFANAAQWTNSLGTSGRIWTGFSSIDWTAGSPTTTQCGGLALSGAPYSSWYSSVATGTQGLLTAVDGNSIAELTNTDPAVVIPTLCSQRRNIVCVGQ
- a CDS encoding DoxX family protein — its product is MLYNLFQTKEGLGPIFLRLGLAICIFPHGAQKALGWFEGSGFYTAMDYFTETLGAPYVLGVLVIGFEFIGTICFVFGFLTRFWALGLAITLTVAGFTHIEYGFFMNWFGDKGGEGFEYHILAVSAALSLLFRGAGSFSFDKKLGEWSV
- a CDS encoding RNA polymerase sigma factor, with product MSETLFFEKLYNKNKDHLFSFIRRSVQDESTALDLLQDTFLNFFKHYSGKELPDEQVSRMILFRISRNLMINHGKSYYQKNVALVGEETSSLFGSKGQGPENQVLDEMEAQNLGKILSELLSTLPEEQKTAIELRYSQGCKLEEIASVLDLSVSGVSRLLERAEKQLLQEGKKRGIQPSSFLKS
- a CDS encoding FecR family protein encodes the protein MERMNPEFQTFAELLKKSLPDSKAPDFDPNWVGMSPRFSVEANIMQSPTKDNVVQLSGSKNKVWFLAAAAILFVGIGAGTYFTIFKKEAAPVAEGTLLKAAVVFVKGEAKNVKETPVALHLGDILSEGDKIVTGKGGSIDIGLTDSSVIRLKENSELVLKSLRQTDSSQIRISLMSGKILNLVEKEKKNANYFVDTPTVVAAVRGTSFEVNASDKESSVFVVEGAVEVTPLIHDKSERALITGGLIIVTNEKVIVIEDQKRAKEEGPEYGDMRKNLSGLDKEVLASTQNLKTAKTEQELEELYDKSIEQIIMKDGRELRGVVVSQKKGKLIVQTLKGSYILDENAVEKIIY